The following are encoded in a window of Parambassis ranga chromosome 15, fParRan2.1, whole genome shotgun sequence genomic DNA:
- the mtg1 gene encoding mitochondrial ribosome-associated GTPase 1 produces the protein MKLYQALRNVDKFRTVFDFGGRDVAHWFPGHMAKGLKQMKANLKKVDCIIEIHDARIPLSGRNPVFQDTLDVRPHLLILNKMDLADLSNKQRILKKLEKEGVRNVLFTDCLKQRDINIKKLVPMVMEIIQSKQRFNREENTNYCLMVIGVPNVGKSSLINSMRRTNLKKGRATPVGGEPGITKAVLTRIKVCERPIMYLLDTPGVLPPKIESVETGMKLALCGNILDHLVGEDIIADYLLYSLNRLEKFSYVDKYELEEPCDNIQHVLKRIAAKLGKTQRVKAFTGVGNVTITIPNYTAAAYDFIRAFRKGELGQVMLD, from the exons ATGAAATTGTACCAGGCGCTCAGAAATGTCGACAAATTCAGAACCGTTTTTGACTTCGGTGGACGGGATGTAGCTCACTGGTTCCCCGGACACATGGCTAAAG GATTGAAGCAGATGAAAGCCAACCTCAAGAAAGTGGACTGTATTATAGAAATCCACGATGCTAGA ATTCCCTTGTCTGGAAGAAACCCTGTGTTTCAGGACACACTGGATGTCAGACCACATCTACTAATTCTCAATAAGATGGACCTTGCTGATCTGTCCAACAAGCAG AGAATCCTGAAGAAGCTGGAAAAAGAAGGGGTTAGGAACGTTCTCTTCACTGACTGTTTAAAGCAGAGAGATATCAACATCAAAAAG TTGGTGCCAATGGTGATGGAAATCATTCAGAGCAAGCAACGATTTAACAGAGAGGAG AATACAAATTACTGCCTGATGGTGATTGGAGTGCCCAATGTGGGGAAGTCATCTCTTATTAATTCAATGAGACGAACAAACCTGAAAAAAG GTCGAGCAACTCCAGTAGGTGGGGAGCCAGGTATCACTAAAGCTGTCCTGACTAGaatcaag GTGTGTGAGCGGCCCATAATGTACCTGCTGGACACACCAGGAGTTCTACCTCCAAAGATTGAGAGTGTTGAAACGGGCATGAAGCTGGCCTTATGTG gaaaTATACTGGACCATTTAGTGGGTGAAGACATTATTGCTGACTACTTACTGTATTCTCTGAACAGACTTGAAAAGTTCAG TTATGTAGATAAATACGAACTTGAGGAACCCTGTGACAACATCCAGCATGTCCTTAAACGTATTGCTGCAAAACTGGGAAAGACTCAGCGGGTCAAAGCCTTCACTGGAGTGG GAAACGTTACCATTACAATCCCAAactacacagcagcagcatatgATTTCATACGAGCATTCAGGAAAGGAGAGCTGGGACAAGTAATGCTTGACTGA
- the sprn gene encoding shadow of prion protein, with the protein MSGKNRVIATCCTCLLLSAFLCQPVLSKGGRGGSRGSSRGSPSRSSTAGTYRGAGPFGGTRSRFRAAGRSSPVRVAAAAAAGAAVALSADKWYASAYRRSNADSSEEELDYYNRTNYFDAQMSGSSRNGSLLSQVASIIIATFCPKYGLLLDSIL; encoded by the coding sequence ATGTCAGGGAAGAACCGGGTGATTGCAACATGCTGTACCTGCCTCCTGCTCTCGGCTTTCCTGTGTCAGCCCGTTCTGTCCAAAGGTGGGCGCGGAGGCTCCCGTGGGTCCTCGCGAGGATCTCCCTCCCGCAGCTCCACAGCGGGGACCTATCGAGGTGCAGGCCCCTTTGGTGGAACCCGCTCTCGCTTCAGGGCGGCCGGGCGGTCATCCCCGGTGAGGGTGGCGGCCGCAGCGGCCGCAGGGGCAGCTGTGGCGTTATCGGCGGATAAATGGTATGCGTCTGCTTACCGCCGCAGCAACGCCGACAGCTCCGAGGAGGAGCTGGACTACTACAACAGGACCAATTACTTTGATGCACAAATGTCAGGCTCCAGTCGAAACGGATCTCTTCTCTCTCAAGTGGCTTCTATTATTATTGCAACATTTTGCCCTAAATACGGACTTTTACTGGACAGTATACTGTAG
- the echs1 gene encoding enoyl-CoA hydratase, mitochondrial gives MAFICRSAASLLKPSRAAPALLSAARLYSSGGQYEYILVEKRGENNNVGFIQLNRPKALNALCDGLMRELGQVLDAFEADGDIGAIVITGSERAFAAGADIKEMQNRTFQECYGGNFLAHWNRVSTVKKPVIAAVNGFALGGGCELAMMCDIIYAGEKAQFGQPEILLGTIPGAGGTQRLTRAVGKSLAMEMVLTGDRITAQEAKQSGLVSKICPVDQLVTDAVKCGEKIAANSKLVSAMAKEAVNAAFELTLAEGNRLEKRLFHATFATDDRKEGMTAFVEKRKASFQDK, from the exons ATGGCTTTCATCTGCAGAAGTGCTGCTTCGCTCCTGAAGCCTTCCAGAGCAGCACCGGCCCTGTTGTCCGCCGCTCGGCTCTACAGCTCCg gtGGTCAGTATGAGTACATTCTGGTGGAAAAACGAGGTGAGAACAACAACGTGGGTTTCATCCAGTTGAACCGCCCGAAGGCTCTGAACGCTCTGTGTGATGGGCTGATGAGGGAGCTGGGACAGGTACTAGATGCCTTCGAAGCTGATGGAGACATCGGAGCTATTGTCATCACAGGCAGTGAGAGAGCATTCGCTG ccgGGGCTGACATTAAAGAGATGCAGAATCGAACCTTTCAGGAGTGTTACGGTGGAAACTTCCTGGCTCACTGGAACAGAGTGTCCACAGTCAAGAAGCCTGTGATTGCAGCAGTAAATGGATTTGCT CTGGGCGGAGGTTGCGAGCTGGCAATGATGTGTGACATCATCTATGCCGGAGAGAAGGCGCAGTTTGGTCAACCAGAAATCCTGCTGGGGACCATTCCTG GGGCTGGTGGCACCCAGCGGCTGACTCGAGCGGTAGGCAAATCCCTGGCAATGGAAATGGTACTAACAGGTGACAGGATTACTGCTCAGGAGGCCAAACAATCAG GTTTGGTAAGTAAAATCTGTCCTGTGGACCAGCTGGTGACTGACGCTGTTAAATGTGGGGAGAAAATTGCTGCCAACTCCAAGCTGGTGTCTGCTATGGCTAAAGAAGCGGTTAACGCAG CTTTTGAGCTGACTTTGGCTGAAGGAAATCGTTTGGAAAAGCGTTTGTTCCACGCTACCTTTGCAACA GATGATCGTAAGGAAGGCATGACTGCCTTCGTGGAGAAGAGAAAGGCCAGTTTCCAGGAcaagtaa